One window of the Carassius auratus strain Wakin chromosome 20, ASM336829v1, whole genome shotgun sequence genome contains the following:
- the l3hypdh gene encoding trans-L-3-hydroxyproline dehydratase, which translates to MEFPKLPPHSGSVLSVLDMHTGGEPLRIILSGYPEVKGDTILAKRRYVREHLDHLRKVLMFEPRGHYDMYGALLVRSELAEADLGVLFMHNEGYSTMCGHAVIALGRFAVDYGLIKAPTSPETQINIHCPCGLVKAFTQYSNGKTGAVRFHSVPAFAFATDVCVSVPGYGSITVDISYGGALYAFVSSEKFGLDVNKSKTRDLVDAAIAVSDAVKSQVKLHHPVSEDLAFLYGAILTDGKDAFSEEPTANVCVFADAQVDRSPTGSGVTARIALQYHKGLIGLNQTRSFKSGATGSVFTGKAIEETTCGDFRAVVVEVTGHAHYSGVASFTQESDDPLRGGFLLR; encoded by the exons ATGGAGTTCCCAAAGCTCCCCCCTCACTCCGGCTCGGTGTTATCAGTGCTGGACATGCACACAGGCGGAGAGCCGCTGCGTATTATCCTGAGTGGGTATCCAGAGGTGAAGGGCGACACCATCCTTGCCAAACGACGCTATGTGAGAGAGCATCTCGATCATCTTCGCAAGGTGTTAATGTTCGAGCCCCGTGGTCACTATGACATGTACGGAGCCCTGCTGGTCAGAAGTGAGTTAGCAGAGGCGGATCTCGGCGTCTTGTTCATGCACAACGAAGGGTACAGCACCATGTGTGGCCACGCTGTCATTGCTCTCGGGCGCTTTGCGGTGGATTATGGCTTGATCAAAGCCCCCACTTCACCAGAGACGCAGATAAACATACACTGCCCCTGTGGCTTAGTGAAGGCCTTTACACAGTATTCCAATGGAAAAACTGGAGCTGTCAGATTCCACAGTGTGCCAGCCTTTGCTTTCGCTACAG atgtgtgtgtcTCGGTACCAGGATATGGGTCCATCACTGTGGATATCAGTTATGGTGGAGCTCTTTATGCTTTTGTGAGTTCTGAGAAATTTGGACTGGATGTGAACAAGTCCAAGACCCGAGATCTGGTGGATGCAGCCATTGCTGTGAGTGATGCTGTGAAATCCCAG GTAAAGCTGCACCATCCAGTCAGTGAGGATCTGGCCTTCCTCTATGGCGCAATCCTTACTGACGGCAAAGATGCTTTTTCTGAAGAGCCCACggccaatgtgtgtgtgtttgctgatgCACAG GTGGACAGAAGCCCTACAGGGTCAGGCGTCACTGCTCGTATAGCTCTTCAGTACCATAAAGGCCTGATTGGACTGAACCAGACCAGAAGCTTCAAGAGTGGAGCTACAGGATCAGTGTTTACAGGAAAAGCAATAGAA GAGACCACGTGTGGGGACTTCAGGGCTGTGGTAGTGGAGGTCACAGGTCATGCTCACTACAGCGGTGTGGCCAGCTTCACCCAAGAGAGCGATGACCCTCTGAGAGGAGGTTTTCTTCTGCGCTGA
- the LOC113037838 gene encoding uncharacterized protein LOC113037838 codes for MGLLSKALNRLRTLLKRTPQPHPDQDNETPVGACVADVGGGSEAGKEKNKRERKRFWRWHLRRKKYSVAKAEKLYQTSVLGTGTYRRHSQSLKELTPTAEYTEDVLQPAVLDISVCSSAGKGTDSPVHLSDDDSFVSAVTSIAHSAIACAVADEDIASAVADEDIASAESLIHQDINSAVRPKAERDVASVQHSKIDGGIALAVLPKEDGGIASARHPQVDMGIASAVCTPVDSGATGELDKDHICWRYKFGGRLGEGGFGSVRKGTRVKDGLKVAVKYVKKTKHTKYITTVSMLLLLIHCLSSHNTVSY; via the exons ATGGGCCTATTAAGCAAAGCACTGAATCGTCTAAGGACTTTGTTAAAAAGGACACCCCAACCCCATCCTGATCAGGATAATGAGACCCCTGTTGGGGCTTGTGTGGCTGATGTGGGCGGTGGTAGTGAGGCAGGGAAAGAAAAGAAtaagagagaaaggaagaggTTTTGGAGGTGGCACTTAAGAAGAAAAAAGTACAGTGTGGCTAAGGCTGAGAAGCTGTACCAGACTTCTGTATTGGGAACAGGAACATACCGGAGGCATAGTCAAA gCCTCAAGGAACTGACCCCCACTGCTGAGTACACTGAAGATGTCCTTCAACCGGCGGTCCTCGACATTTCAGTGTGTTCATCAGCAGGTAAAGGCACTGACTCTCCAGTGCATCTGTCAGATGATGACAGCTTTGTCTCTGCAGTGACCTCCATAGCACACAGTGCCATTGCCTGTGCAGTTGCAGATGAGGACATTGCCTCTGCAGTTGCAGATGAGGACATTGCCTCTGCAGAGAGTCTCATACATCAGGACATTAACTCTGCTGTGAGACCCAAAGCAGAGAGGGACGTTGCCTCTGTACAGCATTCCAAAATAGATGGGGGCATTGCCCTTGCAGTGCTTCCCAAAGAAGATGGGGGCATTGCCTCTGCAAGGCATCCTCAAGTAGATATGGGCATTGCTAGTGCTGTGTGTACTCCAGTAGACTCTGGTGCAACAGGAGAGCTGGACAAAG ATCATATTTGTTGGCGGTACAAATTTGGTGGCAGGCTGGGTGAAGGAGGATTCGGGTCAGTGCGAAAAGGGACTCGTGTTAAGGATGGTCTTAAG GTGGCTGTGAAATATGTCAAAAAGACGAAACA